In Paenibacillus sp. FSL R7-0345, a single window of DNA contains:
- a CDS encoding helix-turn-helix domain-containing protein has translation MPLQEQASLWSDLAIKTLDVSSGTVPPGGVLSEAELTANQLLLAGGGQGRLEMNGEDCRVQAFFACHAVKGSAFALTAGAESIHYTVITYKGVLMEGASHLLYPQRNHPLYTSFVHQLEQPAELHQAADEIRIKWSRGEGLERFHVNALLQGMLYELMMEVERGRGGTGPDMVDIVTAYIAGRYRQELELKELAALAGCSSRQLQRRFKQEKLVGPMEYVIRMRMESAQRMLRHTDAPISEIAERTGYRDMYYFSRAFKKYFGLPPQMYRRTDALAIGAVQANSGLPDRYASSHESQQGPVICHMRGEYTVTAVPKRIAVLDVQYADHLLALDVAPAGSVGTGSSSSLHFPQYIRERLKATEMTGSYEYPDLEAVERLHPNLIVCTEVHAPYYERLSRIAPTLMFKRNESWQTILRLFGIIMDKQARAEAIIADYHRRTALLSGDLAAVLAGQSVALIRPRESLVRVHTASHRTGAVLYRDLGLPAPLFVADTSDTAYHIPVDRLPAVHANHYFLLSGELMQDGISATEQSARVMLHTNEQPQIYPVDAATWIGCYGPTGINCILDQVAGALLA, from the coding sequence ATGCCGCTGCAGGAGCAGGCAAGTTTATGGAGTGATCTGGCAATCAAAACGCTTGACGTAAGCAGCGGAACTGTTCCGCCCGGCGGCGTTCTAAGCGAAGCAGAATTGACTGCCAACCAGCTGCTGCTGGCAGGCGGCGGGCAAGGAAGGCTTGAGATGAACGGTGAGGATTGCCGTGTCCAGGCTTTTTTTGCCTGCCATGCTGTTAAAGGGTCAGCATTTGCTTTAACTGCCGGAGCAGAAAGCATTCATTATACTGTTATTACCTATAAGGGCGTCCTAATGGAAGGCGCTTCACATCTGCTGTATCCGCAGCGGAATCACCCGCTATACACGTCGTTTGTTCATCAGCTTGAGCAGCCGGCTGAACTGCATCAGGCGGCAGATGAGATCAGAATCAAATGGAGCAGGGGCGAAGGGCTGGAGCGTTTTCATGTTAATGCCTTGCTGCAAGGTATGCTGTACGAGCTGATGATGGAGGTTGAACGCGGCCGGGGCGGTACCGGACCGGATATGGTTGATATCGTCACTGCTTATATTGCGGGTCGCTACCGGCAGGAGCTGGAGCTTAAAGAGCTTGCCGCGCTTGCCGGCTGCAGTTCAAGGCAGCTGCAGCGGCGGTTCAAGCAGGAGAAGCTGGTCGGACCGATGGAATATGTGATCCGGATGCGGATGGAGAGCGCACAGCGGATGCTGCGCCATACCGATGCCCCGATCAGTGAAATCGCTGAAAGAACAGGCTACCGCGATATGTATTACTTCAGCAGGGCATTCAAAAAATATTTTGGACTCCCTCCGCAGATGTACCGGCGCACGGACGCATTAGCGATTGGGGCAGTACAGGCTAATTCAGGGCTCCCGGACCGTTATGCCTCCTCGCATGAATCACAGCAAGGCCCGGTGATCTGCCATATGCGGGGCGAATATACGGTCACCGCTGTTCCAAAGCGCATCGCGGTGCTCGACGTTCAGTATGCCGACCATTTGCTGGCTCTGGACGTAGCTCCGGCAGGTAGTGTTGGTACGGGCAGCAGTTCTTCGTTACATTTTCCCCAATATATCAGGGAGAGGCTTAAAGCAACGGAAATGACCGGTAGCTATGAGTACCCGGACCTGGAAGCGGTCGAACGGCTGCATCCTAATCTTATTGTCTGTACCGAGGTGCACGCCCCGTATTATGAGCGTCTAAGCCGGATCGCCCCAACCCTAATGTTTAAACGGAATGAGAGCTGGCAGACGATATTACGCCTTTTCGGTATCATAATGGATAAGCAGGCGAGAGCGGAAGCTATTATTGCGGACTATCACCGGCGTACAGCCCTGCTGTCAGGAGACCTGGCAGCCGTGCTTGCCGGTCAGAGCGTCGCCCTGATCCGCCCGCGAGAATCGCTGGTCCGGGTTCATACCGCCTCACACCGCACAGGTGCTGTGCTGTACCGGGATCTGGGATTGCCTGCTCCGCTTTTTGTGGCAGATACCAGCGATACGGCTTATCATATCCCGGTCGACAGACTGCCGGCGGTGCACGCCAATCACTACTTTCTGCTCAGTGGCGAGCTAATGCAGGACGGAATATCTGCAACCGAGCAAAGTGCCCGGGTCATGCTGCATACGAACGAGCAGCCGCAGATCTACCCGGTGGATGCCGCTACCTGGATCGGCTGCTATGGGCCGACAGGGATCAATTGTATTTTGGATCAGGTGGCTGGTGCTTTGCTGGCTTGA
- a CDS encoding copper amine oxidase N-terminal domain-containing protein produces MKILKLFIRMLALGILIIGFIQSAPSVAAAAAGKAQSSVLPVIRVYLNNQQITSSLGAPSLVKGTVMLPLDSFYYISGLTVKYDERTKVISIENMFTKGTMKAGERNATVNGKKVTYSAAPQQINKHLYVPLRFVSDAIGGTLNWNAASREAVISYPEFVGDGRTNNDAYFINGVNGTLYKRDGAGVVRSLGTSIAKLAPGYVADTRISFVKIAEDADLVTIENSSGEPSINLTVINLFVKKGAILRQSEAHYWQFYPENIKTYDGNAVMNDGYTVRLIAPDASVKQTWNVSKLAGTPDDSYAIEAIGENYLVARSSSEGLLTLIDLKANKAILLYTEFGINPTDMPGFKNDGLRFTGSGGNGSELQFEFTNGKKVKTVFSYTLGEQ; encoded by the coding sequence GTGAAAATCTTAAAATTGTTCATCCGGATGCTCGCGCTTGGCATTCTAATCATCGGTTTCATTCAGTCCGCTCCATCCGTTGCAGCGGCAGCAGCAGGTAAAGCGCAGTCCTCCGTATTACCTGTGATCCGGGTCTATCTTAACAACCAGCAAATAACCTCTTCCTTAGGGGCTCCTTCATTGGTAAAAGGGACGGTTATGCTTCCGCTGGACAGCTTCTATTATATTAGCGGCTTAACAGTTAAGTATGACGAACGTACGAAGGTAATCTCGATCGAGAATATGTTCACAAAAGGCACCATGAAGGCCGGGGAGCGGAACGCAACCGTTAACGGGAAAAAGGTTACATATTCAGCAGCACCTCAGCAGATCAATAAGCATCTTTATGTGCCCCTGCGTTTTGTCAGTGATGCCATCGGAGGCACACTGAATTGGAATGCAGCAAGCCGCGAGGCCGTGATCAGTTATCCGGAATTTGTTGGCGACGGCAGGACTAACAATGATGCGTATTTTATCAATGGTGTGAACGGAACTTTATATAAGCGGGATGGGGCAGGAGTGGTCCGTTCTCTGGGAACATCCATAGCAAAGCTAGCTCCAGGTTATGTTGCAGATACCCGGATTTCATTCGTCAAAATTGCCGAGGATGCAGACTTAGTAACCATTGAAAATTCCAGCGGCGAGCCTTCGATAAACCTGACCGTCATTAATCTTTTTGTGAAAAAGGGTGCCATTCTTCGCCAGTCTGAAGCTCATTATTGGCAGTTCTATCCCGAGAATATCAAGACATATGACGGTAACGCTGTTATGAACGATGGCTATACGGTCCGTTTAATTGCCCCGGATGCTTCGGTTAAGCAAACCTGGAATGTCTCCAAGTTAGCAGGCACACCGGATGACAGCTACGCTATTGAAGCTATTGGCGAGAACTACCTGGTAGCCCGTTCATCTTCGGAAGGACTGCTGACGCTAATTGATCTTAAGGCTAATAAAGCAATACTGCTCTATACGGAGTTTGGTATTAACCCAACCGATATGCCGGGCTTCAAAAACGATGGCCTCCGGTTTACCGGAAGCGGCGGGAACGGGTCAGAGCTGCAGTTCGAATTCACGAACGGAAAGAAAGTGAAGACGGTGTTTAGTTATACATTGGGGGAGCAGTGA
- a CDS encoding glycoside hydrolase family 5 protein, with protein MKKCGFYGLALLLLASAAVTGWSAKAAAATPITSDFRSLSSSQVVSEMGAGWNLGNQLEASSNGTPSETAWGNPVVTQELIKKVKAAGFKTIRIPVSYLNYIGSAPNYTINSTWLNRVKTVVDYAYNEGLYVVINIHGDGYNSVQGSWLLVNSGNQTAIKEKYKLVWQQIANKFVGYDERLIFESMNEVFDGNYGNPNAAYYANLNAYNQIFVDTVRQTSGNNSARWLLIPGWNTNIDYTAGNYGFVLPTDTFRSSTIPSSEKRIMISAHYYSPWDFAGEESGNITQWGASATNPSKKSTWGQEDYLNSQLQAMYNKFVTQGYPVVIGEFGSIDKTAYDSSNNVYRAAFARAVTAAAKKYGAVPVYWDNGYNGQHGFGLFNRTNNTVTQQGIINAIMQGMQ; from the coding sequence ATGAAAAAATGTGGGTTTTACGGTTTGGCTCTACTCTTGCTGGCTTCTGCTGCTGTGACCGGATGGAGTGCAAAGGCAGCCGCTGCTACCCCTATTACCTCGGATTTCAGATCCCTGTCGTCTTCACAAGTTGTCAGTGAAATGGGTGCCGGATGGAACCTGGGCAATCAGCTTGAGGCATCCAGCAACGGTACTCCAAGCGAAACGGCGTGGGGGAATCCCGTTGTCACCCAGGAACTGATCAAGAAGGTGAAGGCTGCGGGTTTTAAAACGATCCGCATTCCCGTGTCTTACCTGAATTACATTGGAAGCGCTCCGAACTATACGATTAATTCAACCTGGCTAAACCGGGTGAAGACGGTTGTAGATTATGCATATAATGAAGGCCTGTATGTGGTCATCAATATTCACGGGGATGGCTATAATTCCGTTCAGGGCAGCTGGCTGCTGGTGAATAGCGGGAACCAGACGGCGATCAAAGAGAAGTACAAGCTTGTATGGCAGCAGATTGCCAATAAGTTTGTGGGCTATGACGAGCGGCTTATTTTTGAATCCATGAACGAGGTGTTTGACGGCAATTATGGCAATCCGAATGCTGCTTACTATGCCAACCTGAATGCCTACAATCAAATCTTTGTGGATACGGTCAGACAAACCAGCGGCAACAATAGCGCAAGATGGCTGCTGATTCCGGGCTGGAATACGAATATCGACTACACGGCCGGCAATTACGGCTTTGTTCTGCCAACCGATACGTTCCGGTCCTCTACCATTCCGAGCTCGGAGAAAAGAATCATGATTTCCGCGCACTACTATTCCCCGTGGGATTTTGCAGGAGAGGAATCAGGAAATATTACGCAGTGGGGGGCGTCGGCCACCAACCCGTCCAAGAAATCAACCTGGGGTCAGGAGGATTACCTGAATTCCCAGCTCCAAGCCATGTACAACAAATTTGTGACCCAAGGCTATCCGGTCGTAATCGGCGAGTTCGGCTCCATTGATAAAACGGCTTATGATTCCAGCAATAACGTGTACCGTGCAGCTTTTGCCCGAGCGGTAACAGCAGCAGCGAAGAAATACGGCGCAGTACCGGTCTACTGGGATAACGGCTATAACGGCCAGCATGGCTTTGGTCTGTTCAACCGTACGAATAATACGGTAACGCAGCAGGGAATTATTAATGCGATTATGCAGGGGATGCAGTAA